One Thermofilum pendens Hrk 5 DNA segment encodes these proteins:
- a CDS encoding ABC transporter substrate-binding protein produces MPKLKVLGILLVIVLAVAIGALVYFGSKPSQPATPAKAVVELPTGERIEVPENVAGKVVFYTSIPDVIVNSWKGNWSKYFGSTISLEVWRSGTGKVVAKLLAEKKAGSVEADVVYIASPFEFETLINESIIEKFPDIPELKYIPQEYRDPRGYYVWGRVLVMVIVYNPNIVTDPPKSWQDLVKPEWKGKVVIANPLYSGSTQVAVAALASKFGWSYFEKLKENDVLVVQDVPDVARVVATGERPVGVTLTMYLGAYPTLKFVAPEEGAIAIPSPVGLVKNAKHPEDAKVFLRFLLSKLGAQALTDAYTYSTRIDAPAPKGLPPLSQLKILKVSMDELRPIVSQIRDKWTQIFGG; encoded by the coding sequence ATGCCAAAGCTCAAAGTCCTAGGAATACTTCTCGTAATCGTACTAGCAGTAGCCATCGGCGCATTGGTATACTTTGGCTCTAAACCTTCTCAGCCGGCTACACCGGCAAAGGCTGTCGTCGAGCTACCGACCGGCGAAAGAATAGAGGTTCCGGAGAACGTCGCCGGCAAGGTGGTATTCTACACAAGTATACCAGACGTCATCGTAAATTCTTGGAAGGGTAACTGGAGCAAGTACTTCGGGTCTACGATATCGCTGGAGGTCTGGAGGTCCGGGACGGGGAAAGTGGTCGCTAAGCTCCTTGCGGAGAAAAAGGCCGGTAGCGTGGAGGCAGACGTTGTCTACATAGCATCACCCTTCGAGTTCGAGACCTTGATAAACGAGAGCATCATAGAGAAGTTCCCCGACATTCCCGAGCTGAAATACATCCCCCAGGAGTACAGGGATCCCAGAGGGTACTACGTGTGGGGAAGAGTGCTTGTAATGGTGATAGTGTATAACCCGAACATAGTGACTGACCCGCCGAAGTCGTGGCAGGACTTGGTGAAGCCTGAGTGGAAAGGTAAGGTAGTGATAGCCAACCCACTCTACTCGGGATCCACGCAGGTCGCAGTAGCGGCCCTCGCCTCAAAGTTCGGGTGGAGCTACTTCGAAAAGCTGAAGGAAAACGATGTACTCGTTGTACAAGACGTGCCCGACGTCGCAAGGGTTGTTGCCACGGGTGAGAGACCCGTAGGCGTGACGCTTACAATGTACCTCGGGGCGTACCCCACGCTAAAGTTCGTAGCACCGGAGGAGGGGGCCATAGCGATACCCAGCCCCGTAGGCCTAGTAAAGAACGCCAAGCACCCGGAGGACGCTAAGGTGTTCTTGAGGTTCCTGCTCTCCAAGCTAGGGGCCCAGGCCTTAACCGATGCCTACACCTACTCTACCAGGATTGATGCCCCTGCGCCGAAGGGTCTTCCACCGCTCTCCCAGCTGAAGATCCTGAAGGTAAGCATGGACGAGCTAAGGCCCATTGTGAGCCAAATAAGGGATAAGTGGACGCAGATATTCGGTGGATAA
- a CDS encoding ABC transporter permease encodes MVPKWLTVALLVAAVALVLPPILLIFSDVATLAVEDPQRLNSLLSKPYYLYRPLVNSVFVCSLTALLATLVGLMFAWLLARYNIPRRELLLSLLTGPYVIPSFLIATGWIMLWTNRGLYEQFTGMRSPLNPYGPLNLVFVLALHNYPLAMLSIYPALLNLDASLEEAARIHGVSPRRIATGIVLPLVLPSVLSGFILTFAYSISEFGAPAVLGLPVGYTTLVTQIYSLMTVSPVDYAAAEVLSVVLSAISLLALYLNFFVLSRKRYAVVTGKAARVEERKPSYKAFAAIATSLVLVYMPILAVIVGSLVRTWGEPITLSNLGVDHYLKILAMERSRRALVATLLLSLGAASIASIVGLLVAYVAVRSPSLLSRIIDYIVFLPFSIPGLVIGVGLLVAAGKLYGPLYGTVGILLVAFVIRFLPYATRTLAPALLQIDESLEEASRIHGVSFGKTLARVVLPLSAGALLSSWIFVFNSSMKELSASAILSTQVETAIVVAFLLFTDGYFSDGAALSIIIVLVTLLLTAVASKLAKGGALARRQGA; translated from the coding sequence ATGGTGCCTAAGTGGCTGACCGTCGCTCTTCTAGTAGCGGCCGTAGCCCTGGTTCTGCCCCCCATACTGCTCATTTTCTCAGATGTGGCAACGCTGGCCGTCGAGGACCCGCAGAGACTGAACTCTCTGCTCTCCAAGCCCTACTACCTGTATAGGCCGCTAGTAAACTCGGTGTTCGTGTGTAGCCTTACGGCTCTCCTGGCCACGCTTGTAGGGCTGATGTTCGCGTGGCTCCTGGCGCGCTACAACATCCCGAGAAGAGAGCTCCTACTCTCCCTGCTCACGGGACCCTACGTGATACCCTCGTTCCTGATAGCAACAGGGTGGATTATGCTCTGGACAAACCGCGGTCTCTACGAGCAGTTCACGGGGATGCGGAGCCCGCTAAACCCCTACGGACCCTTAAACCTCGTTTTCGTGCTCGCTTTGCACAACTACCCGCTCGCCATGCTCTCGATCTACCCCGCGCTACTCAACCTGGACGCAAGCCTGGAGGAAGCCGCTAGGATCCACGGTGTGTCTCCGCGGAGGATAGCCACGGGTATAGTGCTACCCCTCGTGCTACCGAGCGTGCTCTCCGGCTTTATACTGACGTTCGCCTACTCGATCTCGGAGTTTGGTGCCCCGGCGGTGCTAGGCCTCCCCGTGGGGTACACAACGCTTGTAACGCAGATATACTCCCTGATGACCGTGTCCCCCGTGGACTACGCGGCCGCGGAGGTACTCTCGGTTGTGCTCTCCGCTATAAGCCTGCTCGCGCTCTACCTGAACTTCTTCGTGCTTTCGAGAAAGAGGTACGCGGTCGTGACGGGGAAAGCGGCCAGAGTCGAGGAAAGGAAGCCTAGCTACAAGGCTTTCGCGGCGATTGCAACCTCCTTGGTGCTCGTCTACATGCCAATACTGGCCGTAATCGTGGGTTCCCTTGTGAGAACGTGGGGCGAGCCGATAACGCTCTCCAATCTGGGGGTTGACCACTACCTGAAGATACTCGCTATGGAGCGTAGCAGGAGGGCACTCGTAGCTACCCTCCTCCTAAGCCTGGGGGCAGCCAGCATAGCGAGCATCGTAGGGCTACTCGTCGCATATGTTGCCGTCCGCTCCCCCTCGCTACTCTCCAGGATCATAGACTACATAGTCTTCCTCCCGTTCAGCATACCGGGGCTCGTTATAGGCGTGGGGCTCCTGGTAGCGGCTGGTAAGCTTTACGGACCACTCTACGGGACAGTGGGAATCCTGCTCGTAGCTTTCGTGATAAGGTTCCTGCCCTACGCTACTAGGACGCTAGCCCCCGCACTCCTCCAAATAGACGAGAGCCTCGAGGAGGCCTCCAGGATTCACGGAGTAAGCTTCGGCAAAACCCTAGCAAGGGTCGTGCTCCCGCTTTCAGCAGGCGCGCTACTCAGTAGCTGGATCTTCGTCTTCAACAGCTCGATGAAGGAGTTAAGCGCTAGCGCTATACTCTCAACGCAGGTTGAGACCGCGATTGTCGTGGCTTTCCTCCTATTCACGGACGGGTACTTCAGCGACGGGGCAGCGCTCTCAATAATAATCGTCCTGGTAACTCTTCTCCTGACGGCGGTAGCCTCCAAGCTCGCGAAGGGAGGAGCCCTAGCGAGACGGCAAGGCGCGTAG
- a CDS encoding HEPN domain-containing protein, protein MLLASSSEEAVPDRFEEAKKRFLQALRDLKATRDSSATDSYEWACFQAQQAAGKAVRALLYALTPSAWGHSVVDLATLRGYEDVSEDLYIVARARARSAYRKAGRAWIRPLESRAES, encoded by the coding sequence ATGCTCCTAGCATCCAGTAGCGAAGAGGCCGTACCGGATAGGTTCGAAGAGGCTAAGAAGCGGTTCCTCCAAGCCTTAAGAGACCTTAAAGCTACGCGTGACAGCTCGGCTACCGATAGCTACGAGTGGGCATGCTTTCAGGCGCAACAGGCCGCCGGAAAAGCAGTCAGGGCCCTGCTCTACGCGCTCACGCCGAGTGCGTGGGGACACAGCGTTGTCGATCTAGCGACGCTGAGAGGCTACGAGGACGTGTCCGAGGATTTGTACATCGTTGCCCGCGCGCGGGCAAGGAGCGCGTACAGGAAAGCTGGGAGAGCTTGGATTAGGCCTCTGGAGAGCCGAGCCGAAAGTTAG
- a CDS encoding L-fucose isomerase and-like proteins-like: protein MVELTVKPVLAYSVYERREATSWRAWGGIADEESAEEERRRIKAELKNLEQRAGFPLKFLPVGMVKSYGDVDRLEKADVYLLYAAGGDEGLLIGVAYRGPTVVFLRHRSGPLYLWYEIIDARLIRRYNDRIGQVWLDYDDVVVDDYEELLRRLRALYALKNTLGARVVAVGGASGWGIGGKAVELARARWHLDIVEVSYAELAERIKKAMGDERCLEEAKRMAKEYLSEEGVRLETREEFVVNAFVLYLVFKQLLEEHEARIITVNECMTTIMPIAKTTACLALSLLNDEGYLALCESDFVAIPAAILLHYASGKPVFLADPTLPHDGIVTVAHCTAPRLMDGRSREPARILTHFESDYGAAPKVEFRKGQVVTVLIPDFEEKTWVGFRGKIAEAPFLPICRSQAEIEIEGDWRRLLRELRGFHWLIVYGDYLREVSYALKKVGMEFVEIG, encoded by the coding sequence TTGGTTGAGCTGACCGTGAAGCCTGTTCTTGCGTACAGCGTGTACGAGAGGCGCGAGGCTACGAGCTGGCGCGCCTGGGGAGGGATAGCGGACGAGGAGAGCGCTGAGGAGGAGAGGCGTAGGATCAAGGCCGAGCTAAAGAACCTCGAGCAGAGAGCCGGCTTCCCCCTCAAGTTTCTACCAGTAGGCATGGTGAAGAGCTACGGGGACGTGGATCGCCTGGAGAAGGCGGACGTTTACCTGCTCTACGCCGCCGGCGGGGACGAGGGGCTCCTGATAGGCGTTGCCTACCGCGGGCCGACAGTTGTTTTCCTCAGGCATAGGTCCGGCCCCCTCTACCTGTGGTACGAGATAATAGACGCCAGGCTGATAAGGCGGTACAACGACCGCATCGGTCAGGTTTGGCTGGACTACGACGACGTGGTCGTAGACGACTACGAGGAGCTTCTGAGGAGGCTCCGGGCGCTCTACGCCTTGAAGAACACCCTCGGGGCTAGGGTTGTCGCGGTTGGAGGCGCGTCGGGGTGGGGTATAGGCGGGAAGGCTGTCGAGCTTGCGAGGGCGAGGTGGCACCTCGACATAGTCGAAGTCTCCTACGCCGAGCTTGCCGAGAGGATAAAGAAGGCTATGGGCGACGAGCGGTGCTTGGAGGAGGCTAAGCGGATGGCTAAGGAGTACCTCTCGGAGGAGGGGGTACGCCTGGAGACTAGGGAGGAGTTCGTCGTGAACGCCTTCGTCCTGTACCTCGTGTTTAAGCAACTCCTCGAGGAGCACGAGGCCAGGATAATAACTGTGAACGAGTGCATGACAACGATAATGCCTATCGCGAAGACCACCGCGTGCCTCGCGCTCAGCCTCCTGAACGACGAGGGTTACCTCGCGCTCTGCGAGAGCGACTTCGTCGCTATACCCGCGGCGATACTTCTCCACTACGCCTCCGGGAAGCCCGTGTTCCTCGCAGACCCCACGTTGCCCCACGACGGCATAGTGACTGTAGCCCACTGCACAGCGCCTAGGCTCATGGACGGCAGAAGTAGGGAGCCGGCCCGGATACTCACGCACTTCGAGTCCGACTACGGAGCGGCACCCAAGGTGGAGTTCAGGAAGGGGCAGGTAGTGACGGTGCTCATCCCAGACTTCGAGGAGAAAACTTGGGTGGGCTTCAGGGGGAAGATTGCAGAAGCCCCCTTCCTGCCCATCTGCAGGAGCCAAGCCGAGATCGAGATAGAGGGGGACTGGCGACGCCTCCTAAGGGAGCTCAGGGGCTTCCACTGGCTGATAGTATACGGGGACTACCTGCGCGAGGTTAGCTACGCGCTCAAAAAGGTGGGGATGGAATTCGTGGAGATAGGCTAG
- a CDS encoding ABC transporter ATP-binding protein: MGEGVGRSSCIVVRGVSKVFSGGVRALDGVSMVVEEGEIHAVLGPNGAGKTTLMRVLTTQIKPSSGDAWVLGRHVVKEAARVREVIGYVPQEFSVWTDLTGYENAMIYAKLYGVPPSERRRVVEDMLEFMGLGEAKHRLVKTYSGGMIRRLELGIALMTKPRVLFLDEPTIGLDPRARELVWSRILEYAGEGGVTVVFNTHYMDEAERFAGKVTVMNRGRVIAEGAPRELVEKAGGGATVKIEFDGELEKALGALSGVRGVEVVSAGNPVVLRVEDLEVQVAGVFRALLGNGVNVKKVSLQPPSLEDVFLRLTGMTFEEAERSSLREVAATRKAIGRGG, encoded by the coding sequence ATGGGCGAGGGGGTTGGTAGAAGCTCCTGCATCGTTGTCCGAGGAGTCTCGAAGGTGTTTAGCGGCGGGGTCAGGGCGCTCGACGGCGTCTCGATGGTGGTCGAGGAGGGAGAGATACACGCCGTGCTGGGGCCCAACGGCGCCGGGAAGACTACGCTCATGCGTGTACTAACCACGCAGATCAAGCCTTCCAGCGGCGATGCGTGGGTTCTGGGCCGCCACGTCGTTAAGGAGGCGGCGAGGGTGCGGGAAGTCATAGGGTACGTGCCGCAGGAGTTCTCGGTGTGGACGGACCTTACGGGCTACGAGAACGCCATGATATACGCGAAGCTCTACGGGGTTCCTCCGAGCGAGAGGAGGAGGGTCGTCGAGGACATGCTCGAGTTCATGGGCCTGGGGGAGGCTAAGCACAGGCTTGTGAAGACGTACTCCGGGGGGATGATTAGGCGCTTAGAGCTCGGGATAGCGCTGATGACCAAGCCGCGCGTCCTGTTCCTCGACGAGCCCACCATAGGGCTTGACCCCCGCGCGAGGGAGCTCGTGTGGTCCAGGATTCTGGAGTACGCGGGGGAGGGCGGCGTGACGGTAGTCTTCAACACGCACTACATGGACGAGGCGGAGAGGTTTGCGGGCAAGGTCACCGTGATGAATAGGGGGAGGGTTATCGCCGAGGGGGCTCCGAGAGAGCTCGTAGAGAAGGCTGGGGGCGGCGCAACCGTGAAGATCGAGTTCGACGGCGAGCTGGAGAAAGCCCTGGGAGCCCTGTCGGGGGTTAGGGGCGTCGAGGTGGTCTCCGCCGGGAACCCCGTCGTACTGAGAGTCGAGGACCTCGAGGTACAGGTAGCCGGAGTGTTCAGGGCGCTCCTGGGCAACGGGGTCAACGTGAAGAAAGTGAGCCTACAGCCCCCCTCTCTCGAGGACGTCTTCCTCAGGCTTACGGGTATGACGTTCGAGGAGGCAGAGAGGTCTAGCCTGAGGGAGGTGGCCGCCACCCGTAAGGCTATAGGAAGGGGTGGTTGA
- a CDS encoding ABC transporter permease, with protein sequence MAVDKVLAFVELELRRLRHDPTEVFTRAVQPALWIGVFGTVMSRVRAIPTGSVDYLTFIAPGVLMQSTSFIAIAYGIMLVWERDSGILKRVLTLPVNRFLIVLGRSLSGATRALSQLFVVLLIALPLGARLNVNPLALCLAALAVYVCSTGLTALSIIMASAMKTRERFMGIIQAITMPLFFTSNALYPVEFMPQPLQYVSLFNPLTYTIQALRASLIYCDYWSTLANTGILATFSLAMLLAATAALPRIIE encoded by the coding sequence GTGGCTGTGGACAAGGTGCTCGCGTTCGTCGAGCTGGAGCTGAGGAGGCTACGCCACGACCCCACGGAGGTCTTCACAAGGGCCGTGCAACCGGCGCTGTGGATAGGGGTCTTCGGCACGGTGATGAGTAGGGTCAGGGCTATACCAACGGGTAGCGTTGACTACCTGACGTTCATAGCTCCCGGCGTGCTCATGCAGTCAACCTCCTTTATAGCCATAGCCTACGGCATAATGCTCGTCTGGGAGAGGGACTCGGGAATACTCAAAAGGGTCCTCACGTTACCCGTTAACCGCTTCCTCATAGTGCTGGGGCGCTCCCTCTCAGGGGCCACGAGGGCTCTGTCCCAGCTGTTCGTGGTTCTCCTCATAGCGCTCCCCCTCGGCGCCAGGCTCAACGTTAACCCGCTCGCACTCTGCCTAGCCGCCCTGGCGGTCTACGTCTGCTCGACGGGCCTCACAGCCCTCTCGATAATAATGGCGTCGGCCATGAAGACGAGGGAGAGGTTCATGGGGATCATCCAGGCTATAACCATGCCGCTTTTCTTCACAAGCAACGCTCTCTACCCCGTAGAGTTCATGCCGCAACCGCTCCAGTACGTAAGCCTCTTCAACCCGCTCACCTACACTATCCAGGCGCTCCGCGCCTCGCTGATCTACTGCGACTACTGGTCTACGCTCGCGAATACCGGGATCCTCGCAACCTTTTCACTCGCAATGCTCCTCGCCGCGACCGCGGCGCTACCCAGGATAATAGAGTGA
- a CDS encoding TrmB family transcriptional regulator, producing MPGEADRAAMSRVEEVLASLGFSRYEIKAYLALLIRGVATVSEVADLSGISYTKAYDVLSSLENKGLLASVPGRPLRFQALDPETAMRNLLERRRSELLGEIKRLEEKVSEATSELRKLYSPEARSPVFLVRGERALPTLVQEALRSAEATVVCSDASKVFGERDAELLRRRVNVVELGGGEPAALLVEPGRVEVYVKEDVEANSYTVVVNSERLAGLLLRLLEALRGSGGKQ from the coding sequence ATGCCAGGCGAGGCTGACCGCGCGGCGATGAGCAGAGTGGAAGAGGTTCTAGCCTCCCTGGGCTTCTCCCGGTACGAGATAAAGGCGTACCTCGCGCTCCTAATAAGGGGCGTGGCGACGGTAAGCGAAGTCGCGGACCTCAGCGGGATATCCTACACGAAGGCTTACGACGTGCTCTCAAGCCTCGAGAACAAGGGGCTCCTAGCCTCGGTGCCCGGGAGGCCCCTCAGGTTCCAGGCACTAGACCCCGAGACCGCTATGCGCAACCTCCTCGAGAGGAGGAGGAGCGAGTTGCTCGGCGAGATAAAAAGGCTCGAGGAGAAGGTCTCGGAGGCTACGAGCGAGCTCAGGAAGCTCTACTCGCCGGAGGCGCGGAGCCCGGTCTTCCTTGTGAGGGGCGAGAGGGCTCTCCCGACCTTGGTGCAGGAGGCTCTGAGGAGCGCGGAGGCAACCGTTGTCTGCTCGGACGCCTCGAAGGTGTTCGGGGAGCGCGACGCGGAGCTTCTGCGCAGAAGGGTGAATGTCGTGGAGCTAGGGGGAGGCGAGCCCGCCGCATTGCTCGTGGAGCCTGGTAGGGTAGAGGTGTACGTGAAGGAAGACGTCGAGGCGAACTCCTACACGGTGGTCGTGAACTCAGAGAGGCTTGCGGGTCTACTGCTAAGGCTGCTCGAAGCCCTCCGGGGCTCCGGCGGGAAGCAGTAG
- a CDS encoding RAD55 family ATPase, translating into MERARTGIKGLDEALEGGLPRPSSVLVAGSIGSKKNTFAQRILYEGLLEGEKGIYVTVDLFPEDIVENMEKYGMSARRFIEEGRLVFIDCFSPRVGVESSARYLVENPFDLDEVLREIVVAKREFLEPGDRYRLVISHLSTLFFSASKELIPGFIGRLHAEARRSRGIHVMVYSEGVLNKHYECFLKSLPDVVFELSRRGSSRYLRILRCIKTSYPLTPFRLSHDMSAATPVEGEER; encoded by the coding sequence ATGGAGCGCGCGCGCACGGGTATAAAGGGGCTGGACGAGGCTCTAGAGGGCGGGTTGCCGAGGCCTTCCTCCGTTCTCGTCGCCGGGTCCATAGGTAGCAAGAAGAACACTTTTGCCCAGAGGATACTCTACGAGGGTCTGCTCGAGGGTGAGAAGGGCATCTATGTTACGGTCGACCTCTTCCCGGAGGACATCGTGGAGAACATGGAGAAGTACGGGATGAGCGCGCGGCGCTTCATAGAGGAGGGCAGGCTTGTCTTCATAGACTGCTTCTCGCCGAGGGTTGGCGTTGAGAGCTCCGCGAGGTACCTAGTCGAGAACCCCTTCGACCTCGACGAGGTGCTTAGGGAGATAGTGGTGGCCAAGCGGGAGTTCCTCGAGCCGGGCGATAGGTACAGGCTCGTGATATCGCACCTCTCGACGCTCTTCTTCTCGGCATCCAAGGAGCTGATACCCGGCTTTATCGGCAGGTTGCACGCAGAGGCTCGCAGATCCCGCGGTATACACGTAATGGTGTACAGCGAGGGGGTGCTCAACAAGCACTACGAGTGCTTCTTGAAGAGCCTCCCCGACGTCGTCTTCGAGCTCTCGAGGCGGGGGAGCAGCCGCTACCTCAGGATTCTGCGCTGCATAAAGACTTCCTACCCTCTAACCCCGTTCAGGCTTTCGCACGATATGAGCGCCGCGACCCCCGTGGAGGGTGAGGAGCGCTAA
- a CDS encoding SLC13 family permease, producing MTNAEKRGFGKYLQAAGMPLAIFALLAISLMPTPPGLTVWGQRALAVFTFALILWLTSPIPFWLTSLLAIALLPITGGYSVTSTFQQLGQDVIWLMVCAFILSSAMEKTGIGKRLAYRLLLVFGGSPSLTLLGLILINLALAFVVPSTTARASIMLPIALLIAEAYNLKPGESNYGKILMMQQPMANNLSTSMILTATAPQILAWSFLKGMAGVEVPWLTWLVAQMPVILVMLVVLWIVGLKLFPPEIGSTASTEWRAKLKEELKSMGPLSREEKYTLAVFLLVLFLWATDQWHEVMFAGLSIPYALAAVIGASLLFLPKLGPLKKWGDAKIPWDLMIFSAGAYAVGLALNDSGGGQWLVMQLVNALGLQKGVDLFVAYALLLALMLYSHVFFSSKTTRTAIFIPLYIALARALGLPPVAIALPAAFVISWDLTFPYNCKPNLIYFGTGYFTMRDMIIYGLTICTIGYVLYLAVGWPWLNFLASIGMLPGWKV from the coding sequence TTGACCAATGCTGAAAAAAGAGGTTTCGGGAAGTACCTCCAGGCAGCCGGGATGCCGCTAGCGATCTTCGCGCTCCTCGCGATCTCCCTGATGCCCACGCCGCCAGGCCTCACCGTGTGGGGGCAGAGGGCCCTCGCCGTGTTCACCTTCGCCCTCATACTATGGCTTACGTCGCCGATTCCCTTCTGGCTGACCTCGCTACTGGCCATAGCCCTTCTCCCGATAACCGGCGGCTACTCCGTTACGTCGACCTTCCAGCAGCTCGGGCAGGACGTTATATGGCTCATGGTCTGCGCCTTCATACTCTCGAGCGCGATGGAGAAGACAGGTATAGGCAAGAGGCTCGCGTACAGGCTCCTCCTAGTCTTCGGCGGGTCCCCGTCCCTAACGCTACTGGGGCTGATACTGATAAACCTCGCCCTAGCCTTCGTAGTCCCCAGCACCACCGCGAGGGCTAGCATAATGCTCCCGATAGCCCTACTCATAGCCGAGGCCTACAATCTTAAGCCCGGCGAGAGCAACTACGGGAAGATACTCATGATGCAACAGCCCATGGCCAACAACCTGAGTACTTCCATGATACTCACGGCTACCGCGCCGCAGATACTCGCGTGGAGCTTCCTGAAGGGGATGGCGGGGGTCGAGGTACCGTGGCTCACCTGGCTGGTCGCCCAGATGCCCGTAATACTGGTAATGCTGGTAGTACTGTGGATCGTCGGGCTTAAGCTCTTCCCGCCCGAGATAGGCTCCACGGCGAGCACGGAGTGGCGCGCGAAGCTCAAGGAGGAGCTCAAGTCCATGGGACCGCTGAGCCGGGAGGAGAAGTACACGCTCGCCGTATTCCTCCTAGTGCTATTCCTATGGGCTACGGACCAGTGGCACGAGGTAATGTTCGCAGGGCTCAGCATACCCTACGCTCTCGCGGCTGTCATAGGTGCCTCCCTACTGTTCCTGCCAAAGCTAGGCCCCCTCAAGAAGTGGGGCGACGCGAAGATACCGTGGGACCTGATGATATTCAGCGCCGGCGCGTACGCAGTTGGGCTCGCGCTCAACGACTCCGGGGGCGGGCAGTGGCTGGTAATGCAGCTTGTCAACGCGCTTGGGCTTCAGAAAGGCGTGGACCTCTTCGTAGCCTACGCGCTCCTCCTGGCCCTCATGCTCTACAGCCACGTGTTCTTCTCGAGCAAGACGACCAGAACCGCGATATTCATACCGCTCTACATAGCCCTCGCCAGGGCTCTCGGCCTACCGCCCGTAGCCATAGCGCTACCCGCCGCCTTCGTTATATCCTGGGACCTCACGTTCCCGTACAACTGCAAGCCTAACCTCATCTACTTCGGAACCGGGTACTTCACCATGCGCGACATGATAATCTACGGCCTAACGATATGCACTATCGGCTACGTCCTCTACCTCGCCGTCGGCTGGCCCTGGCTTAACTTCCTGGCTTCGATAGGGATGCTTCCGGGGTGGAAGGTGTGA
- a CDS encoding MBL fold metallo-hydrolase, translating into MRLVFLGGYREQGRSCLALEHGGRYYVFDVGVKKVYSGGKYGEPPFLGLIDAGKVEAVFVSHLHEDHLAAVPALVRRGFNGPIYMSAPTAELGIKQWYKWTVLEEDGKPLFTEEDCDEARKMVKTVGDGSVVTSGDVEVAFHQSGHALGSMYMEVSVGGWSMLYAADINRGSSVFRDPAPAPSSYDVVIANASYGDRVVDAGVGERRVAALVLETVKRGGTALIPVTAVGRGQETLMILLRSREILGSGAPIFVEKSIAEGVERVAAYEGYVKPEFLEVAKRKPHLAEPFHVFSKDEVDEVARVKPSVVLATDLMLMETSRRFFEKLREDPSSSVILTGYQAPGTFGRRLLDHREAGAFTFNGEVVRFSCRVYDVPVKMHFDVRDNVELVQRTLKEEGLVVLHHGEEPNSTRLALHLFNYVKPERVVVPQVPSDLYLVRSG; encoded by the coding sequence ATGAGGCTCGTTTTTCTCGGTGGCTACCGGGAGCAGGGGAGGTCCTGCCTAGCCTTGGAGCACGGGGGGCGCTACTACGTATTCGACGTCGGCGTGAAGAAGGTGTACTCCGGGGGCAAGTACGGCGAGCCCCCGTTCCTCGGGCTGATAGACGCCGGGAAGGTAGAGGCGGTTTTCGTCAGCCACCTCCACGAGGACCACCTCGCCGCTGTCCCGGCCCTCGTTAGGAGGGGTTTCAACGGCCCGATATACATGAGCGCGCCGACCGCCGAGCTGGGCATCAAGCAGTGGTATAAGTGGACGGTCCTCGAGGAGGATGGTAAGCCCCTCTTCACGGAGGAGGACTGCGACGAGGCCAGGAAGATGGTGAAGACGGTCGGCGATGGTAGCGTGGTTACTAGCGGCGACGTCGAAGTAGCCTTCCACCAGTCGGGCCACGCTTTAGGCTCGATGTACATGGAGGTATCGGTGGGCGGCTGGAGTATGCTCTACGCCGCGGACATAAACAGGGGGTCAAGCGTCTTCCGCGACCCGGCCCCCGCGCCCAGTAGCTACGACGTCGTAATAGCGAATGCCTCTTACGGCGACAGAGTTGTGGACGCGGGAGTCGGGGAGCGGAGGGTGGCGGCGCTCGTCCTCGAAACTGTTAAGCGGGGCGGCACTGCGCTCATACCGGTTACAGCCGTGGGGAGGGGGCAGGAGACGCTCATGATCCTCCTCCGTAGCAGGGAGATCCTCGGGAGCGGGGCTCCCATATTCGTCGAGAAGTCTATAGCGGAGGGCGTCGAGCGTGTCGCCGCGTACGAGGGCTACGTCAAGCCTGAGTTCCTCGAAGTTGCCAAGAGGAAGCCCCACCTAGCGGAGCCCTTCCACGTCTTCTCGAAGGACGAGGTGGACGAGGTTGCGCGCGTAAAGCCGTCCGTAGTGCTCGCAACCGACCTCATGTTGATGGAGACTTCCAGGAGGTTCTTCGAGAAGCTGAGGGAAGACCCCTCCTCGTCCGTCATACTGACGGGCTACCAGGCTCCGGGCACGTTCGGCAGGAGGTTGCTCGATCACAGAGAGGCGGGTGCCTTCACGTTTAACGGCGAAGTGGTCCGGTTCTCCTGCAGGGTCTACGACGTCCCCGTCAAGATGCACTTCGACGTTAGGGATAACGTGGAGCTCGTCCAGAGGACTCTCAAGGAGGAGGGGTTGGTGGTGCTCCACCACGGAGAGGAGCCTAACTCCACGAGGCTCGCGCTCCACCTCTTCAACTACGTCAAGCCGGAGAGGGTTGTAGTGCCGCAGGTACCCTCGGACCTCTACCTGGTGAGGAGTGGATGA